A region of Neovison vison isolate M4711 chromosome 7, ASM_NN_V1, whole genome shotgun sequence DNA encodes the following proteins:
- the TERF2 gene encoding telomeric repeat-binding factor 2, whose translation MAAGAGTASPASGPGVVRDPEASQSKKRPGREGGEGARRSDAMAGGGGSSDSGGRAAGRRASRSSGRARRGRQEPGLGGATERGAGEARLEEAVNRWVLKFYFHEALRAFRGSRYGDFRQIRDIMQALLVRPLGKEHTVSRLLRVMQCLSRIEEGENLDCSFDMEAELTPLESAINVLEMIKTEFTLTEAVVESSRKLVKEAAVIICIKNKEFEKASKILKKHMSKDPTTQKLRNDLLNIIREKNLAHPVIQNFSYETFQQKMLRFLESHLDDAEPYLLTMAKKALKSETAASSTVKEDKQPAPEPVQKPLREPARQLRTTPTTIGIMTLKAAFKTLSSAQDSEAAFSKLDQKDLVLPNQVSLPSPALKNKRPRKDENESPAPAESEGGSELQPKNKRMTISRLVLEEDSQSTEPSTGLDSSQEVVPASPSKPAVLNQPLPGEKNPKVPKGKWNSSNGVEEKETWVEEDELFQVQAAPDEESATSVTKKQKWTVEESEWVKAGVQKYGEGNWAAISKNYPFVNRTAVMIKDRWRTMKRLGMN comes from the exons ATGGCCGCGGGAGCCGGGACGGCAAGCCCTGCTTCCGGCCCGGGCGTCGTACGTGACCCGGAGGCGTCACAGTCGAAGAAGCGGCCCGGCCGGGAAGGCGGGGAGGGCGCGCGGCGATCGGACGCGATGGCGGGAGGAGGCGGGAGCAGCGACAGCGGCGGGCGGGCGGCAGGCCGGCGGGCGTCCCGCAGTAGCGGGCGGGCTCGGCGGGGGCGCCAGGAGCCGGGGCTGGGGGGCGCCACGGAGCGGGGCGCGGGGGAGGCACGGCTGGAGGAGGCGGTCAACCGCTGGGTGCTCAAGTTCTACTTCCACGAGGCGCTGCGGGCCTTTCGGGGTAGTCGGTACGGGGACTTCAGGCAGATCCGGGACATCATGCAGG CTTTGCTTGTCAGGCCCTTGGGGAAGGAGCATACCGTGTCCCGGCTGCTGCGGGTTATGCAGTGTCTGTCGCGCATCGAAGAAGGGGAAAATTTAG ACTGTTCCTTTGATATGGAGGCTGAGCTCACACCACTGGAATCCGCTATCAATGTGCTCGAGATGATTAAAACGGAATTTACACTGACAGAGGCAGTGGTCGAATCCAGTAGAAAACTGGTCAAGGAGGCT GCTGTCATTATTTGtatcaaaaacaaagaatttgaaaaggcttcaaaaattttgaaaaaacataTGTCCAAGGACCCCACAACTCAG AAGCTGAGAAATGATCTCCTGAACATTATCCGTGAGAAGAATTTGGCCCACCCTGTTATCCAGAACTTTTCCTATGAGACCTTCCAGCAGAAGATGCTGCGCTTCCTGGAGAGTCACCTGGATGATGCAGAGCCCTACCTCCTTACG ATGGCCAAGAAGGCTTTGAAATCTGAGACTGCTGCCTCCAGTACAGTGAAGGAAGATAAACAGCCGGCACCAGAGCCTGTGCAAAAGCCACTTAGAGAACCTGCAAG gCAGTTACGGACTACTCCAACCACCATTGGAATTATGACCTTGAAAGCAGCTTTCAAGACTCTGTCCAGTGCACAAGATTCTGAAGCAGCCTTCTCAAAACTGGACCAGAAAGATCTGGTACTTCCTAATCAGGTGTCCCTGCCATCACCAGCCCTCAAAAACAAGAGACCAAGAAAAGATGAAAACGAAAGTCCAGCCCCTGCTGAGAGTGAGGGTGGTTCCGAACTGCAGCCCAAGAATAAGCGCATGACAATAAGCAGATTGGTTTTGGAGGAGGACAGCCAGAGTACTGAACCAAGCACAGGTCTGGACTCCTCCCAAGAGGTCGTCCCAGCATCACCATCCAAGCCCGCCGTTCTCAACCAACCCCTTCCTGGGGAGAAGAATCCCAA AGTACCCAAAGGCAAGTGGAACAGCTCTAATGGGGTTGAAGAAAAAGAGACATGGGTGGAAGAGGATGAACTGTTTCAAGTTCAGG CAGCACCAGATGAAGAGAGTGCAACCAGTGTAACAAAAAAACag AAGTGGACTGTAGAAGAAAGCGAGTGGGTCAAGGCTGGAGTGCAGAAATACGGGGAAGGAAACTGGGCTGCCATTTCCAAAAATTACCCATTTGTCAACCGAACAGCTGTGATGATTAAGGATCGCTGGCGGACCATGAAAAGACTTGGCATGAACTGA